In Neptuniibacter halophilus, the genomic stretch GCATCATGTCCAGTACCGCTTCGTTACAGTAGATAATCTCACCGTCATTGTCGGCCAGCATGACATTGGAGGAGACGTTATCCAGCGCCACTTTGATACGCTGAGCACGACGCCCGGCTTCTTTCGCGTCATTGACCTCATAGCCCAGTTTCACGGCAAGGATTTTAACAATCCGCTTCAGTTCACCTGCTTCACCCGCTTCATCCAGCGGAATGGGTGCCAGATACTCACCCTCGGTGACATCCAGCATATGCCGTTTCGCCTGATTCAGTGGCTTGATCACTTTGCTGGACATGCAACTGTTGGCACCAAACAGCATAATCAGGAACGCAACGATCGGCCCGATCATCAGACTGGCACCCGGCAGGCCTGCCAGATAGAGCCCGGCATCAATCAGCAAAGCAGCCACAACCGCAATAATCGCGTACTGCGTCAACTGACTGGACAAATTGGAGCTGGAAACAGAGCCCGGTGCCGGCAGGCTGGCTTCATTACGCTTCAGCTTGGCATAGAGCGCACTGGAAGCCGCGACCTCTTCTTCACTGGGGCGGGTGCGAACCGACATGTATTCAACGATCTCGCCATTCCGGAAGATCGGCGTCACATTGGCCTTAACCCAGTAGTAATCGCCATTTTTACAGCGGTTTTTCACCAGCTTGGACCACGGACGACCCAGCTTCAGGGTATCCCACAGATCCTTAAAGGCTGCCGGAGGCATATCCGGGTGACGAACCACATTATGGTTCTTACCCACCAGCTCCTCACGACTGAAACCACTGACCTCGACAAAATCGGGATTGGTGTAGGTAATGATCCCTTTAAGGTCCGTCTTTGTTACAAGTTCCTGACCATCTCTGAGCTTTACCTCTCGATCTGTAACCGGCTCATTGATCTTCATTGTTTAACCTCCGCACCCAGTGCTTAAACATCGCTTCTTGCTGGCTGTTCAATGGCCAGTTCATCGGAATTCATCAGTTCATCGATGTCCATCAGGACAATCATTTTATCTTCCTGCGCAACCAGACCGGTGATGAACTCAGTGTTTATCACCCCTCCGATCTGCGGTGCCGGCTGAATCTGATCAGCCGACAGGGTATAGGTTTCAGCAACCGCATCCACCACGATCCCCATCACTCGTTCACAACTTCCGCTGTCTACCTTGATTACAATCACCACGGTGGTGGGTCCGTATTCCAACCGTTTCAGGCCAAAACGCTGGCGCAGATCGATCACCGGAATGATCGCTCCACGCAGGTTCAGAACACCTTTAAGGTATTCAGGCATATCCGGGATATGGGTCACCGGAGTCCAGCCCCTCAGCTCCTGAACCCTGAGGATATCGATACCGTACTCTTCGTTATCCAGCAGGAAACTGAGGTATTGCTGACCATCGACCTGATGGCCCGCCTGCCCGGTCTCCAACTGCCATTCAGCGTCCGTCATGCCACGACTCCCCGCGGGTTGTGCCCCTGTTCATTGTGAAATATTTCATTCCGTTTCTGCGCCGCCTTCGCGGTTTCAAAGTCCAGTCCGCGTTTCATCAAACCGGCAATATCAAGGATCAGCGCAACACTGCCATCACCGAGGATGGTCGCACCGGCAAAGCCTTCAAGCCGTTTGAAATTAACTTCGAGACTTTTGATCACCACCTGCTGCTGGCCATAGAGCTCATCCACCACCAGCCCTACTTTCTGGCCGCCGTTTTCTACAATGGCGATCAGACTGTTGTCGGCCTGCTCTTCAAGTTGCGGCAGTTTGAACAGGGAGCGCAGATTAATCAGCGGGATATATTCGTCACGGAAATGCAGCAGTTTGTGCTCGCCGGCAATCGGGCTCATGGCATTTTTATCAGCCAGAATCGTTTCGACAATGGAGATCAGCGGTACGATGTAGGTCTGCTCCTCGACCCGGATCAGTTGCCCGTCGAGAATCGCCAGCGTCAGCGGCAGACTGACGCTGAAGGTGGAGCCGTGTCCCGGCTCCGATTTAACCTGAACATGGCCACCCAGGGATTCAATATTCCGACGCACCACGTCCATACCCACGCCGCGACCGGACAGATCGCTGACCGCATCGGCGGTGGAGAAACCGGGCTTGAAAATCAGTTCATTGATTTCGCTGTCAGAAAGCTGCTGATCGGCAGTAATCAGGCCGTTATCCAACGCTTTCTGATAAATTTTTTCGGTATTCAGGCCACGCCCGTCATCGGTGATATCGATAATGATAAAGCCACCCTGATGGTAAGCATCCAGCTCAACCCGACCGGTTTCAGACTTACCCGCGGCGACGCGTTCTTCAGGCATTTCCAGACCATGATCCAGAGAGTTACGGATCAGGTGAACCATAGGGTCACCGATCTTCTCCATCACGGTTTTATCAATCTCGGTCTGCTCACCCTTGATAATCAGTTCAACTTTTTTGCCCAGCTTACCGCTGACATCATGGACCAGACGCGGGAAACGGTTAAATACGAAGCTGATTGGCAGCATTCGCACCCGCATCACATCTTCCTGCAGATCCCGGGTGTTACGTTCCAGTTGTTCGAGACCTTCCTGCAGCCGCTCCACTTCAGAGCCTGCTGCAATCTCAGCCAGTTCAGCACCCACCTGCCCCAGCATCGCCTGAGTGATTACCAGCTCACCCACACGGTTGATCAGCGCATCAATCTTATCGGTATCCACCCGGATAGAGCTGCTTTCTGCAGCCGCTTTTGGCTTACGTGCTGCGCTGGCCGCAGGTTTAGCGGCAGCGGCCGCAGCCGGTTTGCCCGGAGCGGCAGGTTTGAGGAGAGGACACAGGTTCAGCCTGCGCGGCAGCCTGCACCGGAGCGGCTTCTTCAGCTACCGGTTCAATCGGGGACTGCAGCGCTTCGATCTGCAGATCGCACTCATCCTCAACCCATTCAAAAACTTCGGCTACCTCTTCCCGGTCACAGTCAGAGTAAATCTCCAGCTCCCAACTGAGGTAGATCTTTTCCGGGTCCAGCTCCGTCAGATCCGGCAGCGCCTGCGCCACAGGCGAAACCACCAGGCGCCCCAGCTCAGCCAGGGCCTGAAACATGTACGCCGGTTCATTTCCGGTTTCCAGCAAGCTCGGTTTAGGCCGGAAACTTATCCGCCAGCCCGACACCTGCCCGGACTGCCCTGCTGCCGGGGCCTCTGTTAACGCAGTTTCGGAGCAGCGGCGAATATTCAGCTCGCACTCGTCTTCCACCCACTCAAACACTTCGCGGATTTCCGCTTCGTCACAGTCCGAGTGCAACCGCAGGGTCCAGTTAAGGTGAATCTGTTCCGGATTCAGCTTGGAGAGTTTCGGCAACTTTTCAGGGTTTACCTGCACCTCCAGACGGCCAGATTCGGCCAGAGTCTGGAACATAAAGATCGGTTCATGGCCCGCCTGTAACAGGTCAGCATGGGGCAGGAACTCAATCTCCCAGTACCCCTTACCGGATGTCCCGTCGGATGTTTCGACCGGCATCGGCGTCTCGTCAGGGGTTTCAGCCACCCCCTCTGCGCCTAAGGCCTGCTCGAGCCGCTGTCGAACCTGAGCAATCACATCCGCATCCGCTTCAGGCCCCTCCTGAGTCGCTTCGAGCAGCATCTTCATGCAGTCGACCGACTCCAGCAGCAGATTTACCAGCGGCGGTGTAATGCTCTGTTTACCGCTGCGCAGTTCATCCAGCAGGGTTTCGACCACATGGGTAAAGTCCGCAACTTCGCTGAAACCGAACGTGCCGGCACCGCCTTTGATGGAGTGGGCGGCCCTGAATATTGTATTGATCGTTTCTTCATCGGCCGAATCCAGATTCAGCAGGCTGGACTCCATCACCTCCAGCCCTTCGTAACTTTCTTCCATGAAAGTCGCAATAAACTGTGAAAGATCAATAGACATAGGTTTCTACCGTACGACGCGTTTAATAGTGCTGAGCAGCTTTTCCGGGTTAAATGGCTTCACCAGCCATCCGGTAGCGCCTGCCGTTTTACCACGCTGCTTCATCTCGGGTGAGCTCTCGGTTGTCAGCACCAGAATAGGGGTAAATTTGAAAGCAGGCAGCTTACGCAACTCTCCACACAGGGTAATGCCATCCATAATTGGCATGTTCACATCGGTCAGGACCAGATCGAATCGTGCGCCCTGAGCCTTGGTCAGAGCCTCCTGCCCGTTTCCGGCCTCTACAACCTGATAACCCTCCTGTTTCAGGGTAAAGGTCACCATATTTCTCAGGGAAGCCGAGTCATCAACAACTAAGATGCTAGCCATGTAAATCTCTCCAAAACATCAGGGGGCAAGTAATTAATCTGCATTGAGTGAAAGGGACTGACTCAGGCCAAGCTGTTCAGCCGTCTCAATAAGAACAGTGGATGGGTTTTGCCACTGGCAGGATTTATTCGCAGCACTGGCTTTGCGCACAAAGGCCAGCAGCAACTGCATCGCAGCGGTATCTACCCGGGCAAGCTGATCGGCTTCGAGCAGCAGAGGCTCAGGTTCATTAACCAGATCAATCAGCTTATTTTTCCATTCTGTGACATTTGCTATAGAGAGCTCTTCGGGCAATTTAAGGGTACTACCAGTAGCCATAGATTGTTTTCCTTTGTTCCACTGAGCGATCAGGTTCTGGTAAGTACTTCCATACCGAACGGGCGACCAACAAATCTCATTATAAAATTCGCTTAACTACAATAATATGTCAAAGGGTTTTCCAGAAAACCATATGATTTTTCGGCTTTTTTTGACTTTCCTACTACTCAGGTAGTAAAGCTGGTTAATCTTTATCCGCTGCTCACACTGCCCTTTCCCGGCTTCAGCTCTGCAACTGCAACCGGGCGATACTTCTTCTTTCTTTTGTTCGGCGCAGGATCGCGGCCTTCTCCTCTTCACTTTCTTCGCTCCAGGCCAGAATTTCAGACAACGAGCGATAGCAGCCCAGACAGACATCGTTATCATCCAGGCAGCAGTTTCGGATACAGGGAGAAGCGTTTTGTTTTTTAGCCTTGCGTGGATCAGTAAGCATGTTTCGTTCCTTGATAGATGCCGGGGGCAGCAGAGAGCACCGATTTATCGTGAAGTTCAGCCATTAAGCATAGCAGAAAGCTGAACAAAACCTGTCTGGGGAACCTATTCCTTTGTGTTGCATCAAAAGCGGAGGTAGCCAAGCCTTAATTAACCCACAGGTGAAGAGCATGAACAAACTGATTCCCGTCTCCCTATTAACCCTGAGCATGCTGTTACAGGCGCCATTGGCCAGCGCCGGCAGCAACGCAAAAGAGATGCCCGCGAGTACGCCCCCGCTGGCTGAAAACCTAGCTCTGGCGACATTTGCCGGCGGCTGTTTCTGGTGCACCGAAGCCGACTTTGAAAAACTGGAGGGCGTAGTACAGGCGATTTCCGGCTACAGCGGCGGCGAAGAAACTAACCCCACTTATAAGCAGGTTTCTGCCGGCCGTACAGGACATACGGAAGCGGTTCAGATTTACTATAACCCTCAGGTCATCTCCTACGAGGGACTATTGCAGCGGCTCTGGCGTGAAATGAATCCATCCGATGGTGATGGTCAGTTCGTAGATCGTGGCAAACAGTATCGCCCTGCCGTGTTCTACCACAATCAGGCGCAGAAACAGTTAGCAGAAGCTTCACTGGCCGCACTGCAGCGCTCCGGCGTTTTCCCCAAACCTATGGCCACCGAAGTAAAACCTTTTACAACGTTTTATCCGGCCGAGGAGTACCATCAGGATTACTATTTCAAAAATCCGATCCGTTACAGTTATTACCGCAATGGCTCCGGTCGGGATCAATTCCTGAAACATATCTGGGGAGAGCAACTGGAACTCGACTACAGCCAGTTCAGTAACCAGCAATCCGCAGCAGACTTCCCGGCGGGCAGGTATGTGAAACCCTCCGAACACTATCTGCGTCATACCCTCTCTGATCTGGAATATGAAGTGACTCAGGAAGATGGCACCGAGCGCGCCTTTGATAACCCCTACTGGGACGAAAAACGCGAAGGGATTTATGTGGATATTGTCAGTGGTGAGCCGCTGTTTTCCTCTACCGACAAATACAAATCCGGCACCGGATGGCCCAGCTTTACCCAACCCATTCAGGGTGTTTCGATTGTAGAGAAAGAGGACAACTCACTGTTTATGACCCGCGTGGAAGTACGTAGCCCGATCGCGGATTCGCACCTCGGCCATGTGTTCAGTGATGGACCTGCCCCAACCGGTCTGCGCTACTGTATCAATTCAGCAGCGCTGCGCTTTGTGCCAAAAGAGGAGTTAGAACTGCGCGGTTACGCAGAGTACAGCCAGCTATTTAAGTAAACAGACAGGTGGTTAAGTAAACAGACAGGGGGAGTGGTTGATACCACTGCCCCGCTGGCTTACTGCTGACGATTCCAGTCGATACAGGCCTCTAACGTCACCCCGGAGCCCCCGAAGATATCCAGCGCACTGCCAATCGTCAGGTCGACCCTACCGGCCGATAAGTGTTTTACCCGTTCCAGATCGTCCAGTGAACGTGCGCCACCGGCATAGGTGACCGGGATCGGTGAAGCCTTACCGAGCAGCTCCACCAGCTCCTGATCGATTCCCGCCTGCAGCCCTTCTACATCCGCTGCGTGGATCAGAAATTCGGCACAATGATCACCCAGCGCCTGCAGCGTTTGCGCATTAACCGAGGTCTCGGTTACGGTCTGCCAACGGTCAGTGGCGATGTTCCAGCCACTTTCCGTACGACGGCAGCTCAGGTCAAGAATCAGTCGATCGGCACCGGTTTCTGCCTTTATTTTTTCCAGTCGTGACCAGCTAAACTGGCCATCTTCAAACAGATAGGAGGTTACGATCAGATGCGATGCGCCCGCCTCAAGGTATTCGGCGGCATTTTCCGGATTAACACCACCGCCAAACTGCAACCCCTGCGGCCAGGTTTTCAACGCCAGCAGCGCCTGCTCTTTGTTACCCGGGCCGAGTGCGATAACGTGCCCGCCGGTCAGGTTATGCTGTTGATAGAGCCGCGCATAGTACGCCGCATCATAAGGGCTGACATAGTTGGTCTGGGCGCCACTGTCCTGCAGACTGCCACCAACGATCTGTTTAACCTGGCCCTGATGCAGGTCGATACATGGACGAAACTGGGTCAAGGGAGTCTCCTAGCTGAAGTCGAACGATGGCGCTATTCTAACGATCGATCCGGGTTTGGTATATTGTTTCTGTGCCGGAATCAACAGATACCTGAAGGGCAGCGCCCCGCATTCAGGCCTCTGCGATTGCAGTCCATTCGGCCGGATTACGCCATGTCTCCATCCAGCCTGCGATCTGATCAGCCGGCATCGGCCGGGCAATCGCATAGCCCTGAGCGTATTCACAGCCCAGTTGCAGTAAGCGGACACCATGTGCGGTTGACTCAACCCCCTCGGCAATCACCTGCCGTCCGAAGGCACGCGCCAGACCCAGCACGCCTTCGATGATCGCCAGATCATCCGGATCTTCCAGCATATCGCGCACAAAGCTCTGATCAATTTTAAGCTCCGCCGCAGGCAGCCGTTTCAGATAGGTCAGCGAGGAGTAGCCGGTGCCGAAATCATCCAGCGAGAACTGTACCCCCATTGCACGGCACTCTTTCATGGTGCGGGATACTTTCTCAATGTCTTTGAGGGCGCAGGTTTCGAGTATTTCCAGTTGCAGACAACCGGGCTCTAACTTAGGGTAAGCGCTCAGTTTCTGCCGCAGGCGTTGCATGAAACGCTCATCCTGAATTTCGATACTGCTGATGTTCACACTGACCCGCAAGTGCACACCCTGCTCACGCCAGTTCGCTAACTGGCTCAGCACCTGAGACAGCACCTGCTGGCCCAACTCTACACTCAGCGCGTGTTCTTCAATTAAGGGCAGAAACTCCGCCGGCGATAACAGCCCCCGTTGCGGGTGCTGCCAGCGCACCAGCGCCTCCATCCCGACCACTTCACCCGTGGCCAGACGAATCTTAGGCTGGTAGTAAACAACAAACTCTCCCTGCTCCAATCCCTGACGGATACTTTGCAGACTGGCATTCAGACCTTTGGCTGCACGGTCTTGCTCAGGATTGAAGAAGTGATAGCAGTTTTTGCCCTCAAGTTTGGCCTGATACATCGCCTGATCGGCCTGACGCATTAACTGGTCCGCACTGATCTCCTCGTCCTGGGGGTAATAGGTCACCCCCAGACTGGCCGATACCTGAAGGCTGAGTTCACCGCTCTGTACCGGACGCGCCGCAGCCCGCAGCAAACGTTCCAGCAACGCAGAGGCATCAGCAACCTGCTTAAAACCGGTCAGCACGGCGACAAATTCATCGCCGCCCAGACGGGCAATGGTATCGCATCTGCGCAGGCAGGCCTTCATTCGCCGGGCCACTTCGATCAGCAGCAGATCCCCCTGATCATGGCCGTAACAGTCGTTGATATCCTTGAACCCGTCCAGATCCAGATAAGCAACCACCACCTGTTCCTGCTCACGGTCCGCCTGTATAAGGGCCTGACCGAGCCTGTCTGCCAACAAAATCCGGTTCGGCAGATCGGTAAGCGCATCATAGTGCGCCACATGTTCCAGGCGCTGCTCATTCATTTTGCTGTGGGTAATATCTGAGAACAAGGCCACATAGTTAGTCAGTTTCCCGGAGCGATCCCTTACCGCACTGATGGTCAGCAGTTCAGCATAGAACTGCCCGGATTTTTTCCGGTTCCAGATCTCACCATTCCAGTGATCATGGTTCTGCAGGTGTTGCCACATATCCTGATAAAACGCTTCACTCTGCATCCCCGAACGGAGAATCCGCGGATTCTGCCCCAGCACCTCTTCACGGCTGTAACCGGTCAGGTCGGTAAAGGTTTCGTTGACCTCAATAATCCGGGCATCAGCATCGGTGATCATGATCCCTTCACGGGCATGGGAGAAAACGCTCGCTGCCATTTTCAGCTCATGCTCCGCCGCCTTCCGGTCGCTGATTTCCGTGTGAGTTCCTGAGATTCTCTGTGGTTTTCCCTGCTGATCCAGCGCGGTAATCCGCCCCTTACTCTGAACCCAGATCCACTGCCCCTGCTTGTGCTTCATACGCATTTCGCATTGAAACGTCGCCTGTTTCCCCTGCAGATGCAGCTCCATCTCCCGCTCGACTTCAGGCAGATCATCCGGGTGCAACAGATTCGTAAAGCAGGCGTAGTTATGCGGTTTTAACTCATCGAGGGTATAGCCGAGCATCCCGGCCCATCGCTCGTTAAAATGACAACTGTCTTCCTGCAGGTTCCATTCCCAGGTACCTACCTGAGTGGCTTCGATAATATCCTGCAGACGCTGGCGAGCGTCCTGTACCGCATTTTCACGCAGGATCAGTTGGTGAGTTCGTTCTTCGACCCGCTGCTCCAGTTTCTGGTTACTGAGCTGTACCTCGCGCTCAGCAGCCTGCCAGCGTGCCCCGATCTGACGTACCAGCAAAATCGATGCGCCAATAATCAGCAGAATCAGCATTGCAGCAATCAGCGCAGTCTGTTCAACATTGGAAGCAAATTGCTCCGCCACCGCAGAAAAATTAGACACGACCCCCAGCGTCCAGCCACTCTGCAAGCGTACCAGCACCAGTAACTGCTCCCGGCCATAGGCCTCACTCAGCGCACCAATGCGGTAGGCATAGCCCTGATCCAGTTCCTGCCAGGCATCGCGCTCGGTGACCAGTTGCCTGATATGTTCATTAGCCCCGGCAGAGAGTCCCGTTTTCACCACCTCGTTGCCCACACGGTCGAGCATAAAGTAGGTTTCACCCAGCCCCATGCGCCCCTGACTGCTGAACAGGGATGTCATCTGGTTGAGATACATCACCCCCCCAAGGTGGGAGAGGATCTCACCTTGGGGATCGAGTATCGGAACATCAATCGCCACGGCCGGCACGCCGTCAGCCCCCACAAATGTATTCGACAGTACCGATTTCTTCATCGCCGTCGCCCGGCGGAAATATTCACGATGCGACAGGTTGTATGTTTTCAGCTCTTTCTGAACACGATAGGGATGCGAGAGGTAGTGATCACCGTTGGCAAAAAGGACAAACAGCACATTAAAACCGTGACTGTTATCCTCCAGCGTCCACTGCAGCGATATCCGGCGCCCCGGGTCCAGACTCTGGGGAATGCCGTTGAGTTTACGATCGACCAGTTGCCGATCCAGTGGCGGGGTAAATTCCGGTCGGTTGGCAATGTACTCCAGTCGTTCCCGGGCCTGATCAAATTCACTATCCACCCAGCCCGCCAGTTGCCTCACCGAATGCAGTACATCCTGCTGCCAACGCTCCACCGCAGACTGTCGCAGACTGACATTCAGATAAGCGATCAGAATCAACAGGGCGACCACCCCGCCGACCAGCAGAACCAGGTTAATTTTTTTAAGCGGTGAGAGCGTCTTTAACGGCATATACGACCTACAGGCGAAACTCCATTCAGGAAACCGACGAACAACCCCTGTTCGTGCTCTGCATGCTCTGAAGCCTGTATAGGTAAGGCGCAGTTCGCAGATTCTTTAGTTAATAGGTTTCCCTGCATAAATACCAGCATAAACTATAAGTATTTATTTTCACTCAGACATAACGCTTTTTAGCTTCGGTAACTTTAACCAGATAATGCCGGCTTTCATTGGGCATTTTTTGCCGCAAACGCTGCCAGACCTGCTGCGGTGACTGGCGGTTGATGGCATTGATTGCCCGCGTCCGGTCGCCGGAAAAACTGCGCAACACATTACCTGCCCCACCATTGTAGGCAGCAATCACACAGTATTCCTTGCTTTGCGGATTCTGTATGTCAGCCAGATAGCGGCTCTGCAGGATATGCAGGTAGGCGCAGCCCATACGGATATTATTTTCGACATTAAACAGATAATCCCGCGAAGGCGTCCCCTCACGACCGTGGATCAGGGCATGCGCATCCCGTCCGGCGGTGGTCGGAACGATCTGCATAAGCCCGTAAGCCGGCACCCAACTGACCGCATAGGGGTTAAAATGACTCTCAGTTTCAATGATTGCATAGACCAGTGAGGGGTTCAGCCGATACTGACGTGCGTATTTCTCGACGTACTGCGCATAACGGTAGCGCCGCTTGAGCCGATGATCAGAAACCAGCGGAAACTCTACATAATACTCCGTTCCCTGCTGACCATCCGGCAGGTTGATCTGGCGCTGCTGCAGCGCAGTATTAAGCAGATGATCAGCAAAACGACCACTGCGCCATGACCAGCGCAAGGGTTGCCCCTCCTGATCCAGTACCTGTCGGAAGAGGAAAGGTTCCGCACCGAGTTGCACCGCCTGATCTGAAAACAGATCAATATTCACCGGATCTTCGGGTGACAACAGCGTAACGATAATGGCTTCGCGCAGTTTCTCACGCTGCAGGCTCTCAACCCGGACCCGCCCGGTTTCGAAATCCACCACCCCCCGGCTGATATAGTGCTCACTGTATTTCACGTAGGTTGTTGCCGTGGGCCTGCGTGCGTTCTCTTCACCCCAGACTCCGGTGATCTGCCGGACAAAACCGCTCACCCGCTCAACATCATTGACCAGCGATTGCGGATTAGTGACCCAACCCGTCGCGCGGCTTTTCAGCCGGGAGCCCACCGCCCCCTCAAGGCTGTTCCCCCGGGCCACGCTCTCAGCAATACGAAACGCATCATGGGTGGTGCAGCCTGCCGCTCCCAGCGGTAAAAGGCCAATCAGAAAGCGTCGCCGGTTCAGCATCCACACCCCGTCAGCTCCGCAACAGACCCGACCTGAATCAGATCAGCGTTTGCAATAGCGCCGTTCCGGTCGCCCCACACTGCCATAATTAACCTCAGTTCCCAGTTCATCGGTACTTACCAGATACTCCAGATAACGCCGCGCGGTGGTTCGGCTGGCACCGATCCGCTCACCTACCGCCTCTGCACTCAACGCGCCTGATTCCGTCAGAACAACCTGCCGCACTTTATCCAGCGTCAGTGCATCTACACCTTTCGGCAAGCGCTGATCCGTCACAGGCTGAACCGGCTGCGTCTGCCCTGAAGAACGGGGCAACAGGGTATCCACATCACTCTGTGCCAGCGACTCCATCGCGCGTAGTTTCTGCAGGTGAGACTGATAGTTTTCCAGCGTCTCACGTAAGCGATCAAACACCAGCGGCTTAAGAATATAATCAAACACCCCGCCATGCAGCGCCTCGCGAAGGGTATCGACCTCTTTTGCCGCCGTAATCAGTATGACATCCACACGACGGCTGCCGGAACGGATCTTACGCAACAGATCCAGACCGGTGCCGGTTGGGAACTGAATATCCAGAAGCAGAAGCTCAGGTTGCATGATATCGACCAGATCCTCAGCATCCTGAAGACCATGCGCCACGCCCACCAGCTCAAAACCATCTATACGCTCAAGAAAGCGCTTTTGAATCTCGGCGATCTGCTGATCGTCCTCGGCAATAACTACCCGTACTTTACTCATCTTTTTATACTTATCTTGTGAGTCTTATTTTGGTATGTAAACAATAAACCGGCTGCCGTGAGGCTCCACCGGCTCCCAGGTCACAGTGCCTCCCAGGCTGTCCAGTAAACTTTTCACCAGATGCAGGCCATAGCCATGCCCCTCGTTTTGTTTACTGCTGAAACCTTTGTCGAAAATCCGTTCCTGTGCTTCTTCACTGATTCCCGGGCCCTGATCTTCGATCTCAAAAATCAGGTCATTCCCCAGATCCGTCATACTCAGTGATATTTCACCGCCGGCACCGGCCTGACGCCAGGTGGCCTCCAGTGCATTATCGATCAGGTTGCCGATAATACTGACCAGATGCTCTCGGGGCAGGCATTCCGGAATCTCTGTCATATGACTCTCCGGATCGATACTCAGCCGGAGCCCCATCTCCCGCGCCCGATTATATTTACCCAGCAGACAGCCCGCCAGAATCGGGTCGGGTACCGCGTCCATCAGCAACCGGATAAGATCCTGATGACTGCGCGATTCCTGCCCGATCAGCGCCAGTGCCTCTTCAGTGGCGCCAATCTGAATCAGTCCGGCAATGGTGTGC encodes the following:
- a CDS encoding bifunctional diguanylate cyclase/phosphodiesterase, which produces MPLKTLSPLKKINLVLLVGGVVALLILIAYLNVSLRQSAVERWQQDVLHSVRQLAGWVDSEFDQARERLEYIANRPEFTPPLDRQLVDRKLNGIPQSLDPGRRISLQWTLEDNSHGFNVLFVLFANGDHYLSHPYRVQKELKTYNLSHREYFRRATAMKKSVLSNTFVGADGVPAVAIDVPILDPQGEILSHLGGVMYLNQMTSLFSSQGRMGLGETYFMLDRVGNEVVKTGLSAGANEHIRQLVTERDAWQELDQGYAYRIGALSEAYGREQLLVLVRLQSGWTLGVVSNFSAVAEQFASNVEQTALIAAMLILLIIGASILLVRQIGARWQAAEREVQLSNQKLEQRVEERTHQLILRENAVQDARQRLQDIIEATQVGTWEWNLQEDSCHFNERWAGMLGYTLDELKPHNYACFTNLLHPDDLPEVEREMELHLQGKQATFQCEMRMKHKQGQWIWVQSKGRITALDQQGKPQRISGTHTEISDRKAAEHELKMAASVFSHAREGIMITDADARIIEVNETFTDLTGYSREEVLGQNPRILRSGMQSEAFYQDMWQHLQNHDHWNGEIWNRKKSGQFYAELLTISAVRDRSGKLTNYVALFSDITHSKMNEQRLEHVAHYDALTDLPNRILLADRLGQALIQADREQEQVVVAYLDLDGFKDINDCYGHDQGDLLLIEVARRMKACLRRCDTIARLGGDEFVAVLTGFKQVADASALLERLLRAAARPVQSGELSLQVSASLGVTYYPQDEEISADQLMRQADQAMYQAKLEGKNCYHFFNPEQDRAAKGLNASLQSIRQGLEQGEFVVYYQPKIRLATGEVVGMEALVRWQHPQRGLLSPAEFLPLIEEHALSVELGQQVLSQVLSQLANWREQGVHLRVSVNISSIEIQDERFMQRLRQKLSAYPKLEPGCLQLEILETCALKDIEKVSRTMKECRAMGVQFSLDDFGTGYSSLTYLKRLPAAELKIDQSFVRDMLEDPDDLAIIEGVLGLARAFGRQVIAEGVESTAHGVRLLQLGCEYAQGYAIARPMPADQIAGWMETWRNPAEWTAIAEA
- a CDS encoding murein transglycosylase domain-containing protein, translating into MLNRRRFLIGLLPLGAAGCTTHDAFRIAESVARGNSLEGAVGSRLKSRATGWVTNPQSLVNDVERVSGFVRQITGVWGEENARRPTATTYVKYSEHYISRGVVDFETGRVRVESLQREKLREAIIVTLLSPEDPVNIDLFSDQAVQLGAEPFLFRQVLDQEGQPLRWSWRSGRFADHLLNTALQQRQINLPDGQQGTEYYVEFPLVSDHRLKRRYRYAQYVEKYARQYRLNPSLVYAIIETESHFNPYAVSWVPAYGLMQIVPTTAGRDAHALIHGREGTPSRDYLFNVENNIRMGCAYLHILQSRYLADIQNPQSKEYCVIAAYNGGAGNVLRSFSGDRTRAINAINRQSPQQVWQRLRQKMPNESRHYLVKVTEAKKRYV
- a CDS encoding response regulator, encoding MSKVRVVIAEDDQQIAEIQKRFLERIDGFELVGVAHGLQDAEDLVDIMQPELLLLDIQFPTGTGLDLLRKIRSGSRRVDVILITAAKEVDTLREALHGGVFDYILKPLVFDRLRETLENYQSHLQKLRAMESLAQSDVDTLLPRSSGQTQPVQPVTDQRLPKGVDALTLDKVRQVVLTESGALSAEAVGERIGASRTTARRYLEYLVSTDELGTEVNYGSVGRPERRYCKR